A single genomic interval of Cupriavidus necator harbors:
- a CDS encoding response regulator, whose product MSQPLTDTGESVLPAPLLVVEDEPLMQTRLRTILATLGYAEEALWFAGSLADANALLTAQPFAMVLVDVGLPDGNGIDLIRALHERDPALPTLVISTWNTERVIVSALQAGATGYLLKERDDLEISLSIRSALRGGAPIDPFVARHILDLVATTAPLPGGAQIHARRLVGASPLSAREIEILSLVGKGLTNREIADLLSLSRLTVECHIRNIYKKLAVHSRTQAVFEARAHGLLR is encoded by the coding sequence ATGAGCCAACCATTGACTGACACCGGCGAATCGGTGTTGCCCGCTCCCTTGCTGGTCGTCGAGGACGAGCCACTGATGCAGACCAGGCTACGCACGATCCTGGCCACGCTCGGCTATGCCGAGGAGGCCTTGTGGTTTGCCGGCAGCCTCGCCGACGCCAATGCGCTGCTAACCGCCCAGCCATTTGCGATGGTGCTGGTTGACGTCGGGTTGCCCGACGGCAATGGCATCGACCTCATTCGCGCGTTGCACGAGCGCGATCCTGCCTTGCCAACTCTGGTAATCTCGACCTGGAACACGGAGCGCGTCATCGTGAGCGCGCTGCAGGCGGGTGCCACCGGTTACCTGCTCAAGGAGCGCGACGACCTCGAGATTTCCTTGTCGATCCGCAGTGCGCTGCGCGGCGGAGCGCCGATCGATCCTTTCGTTGCCAGGCACATCCTCGATCTGGTCGCCACGACGGCACCATTGCCAGGCGGGGCGCAAATTCATGCGCGCCGATTGGTCGGCGCGTCGCCGCTGAGCGCACGGGAAATCGAAATCCTCTCGCTGGTCGGCAAGGGCCTGACCAATCGGGAGATCGCGGATTTGCTGTCCTTGTCCAGACTGACGGTCGAATGCCACATCAGGAACATATACAAGAAGTTGGCCGTCCACTCCCGCACGCAGGCCGTTTTCGAAGCGCGTGCGCATGGCTTGTTGCGCTGA